In Denticeps clupeoides chromosome 1, fDenClu1.1, whole genome shotgun sequence, a single window of DNA contains:
- the LOC114796457 gene encoding titin isoform X4 has product MQMESRRKSQRSSFMDSLSSRSQWIIVLGLLITWSMAGIFMFDFINFKEEPDTQEDPIAAINDALESISEYMDKGLDVLSDPLGLVPESGEIVESAVDGLADLAGSASGLLLDSEGSVYGVRFLKSGGALIEDVRTGMQDAVLYLFHIFEGVLNAVTSFPVGILTQTLDGVKCILNLIANCIPSMPASREGSSYGVGALKSGGALMEDARIGLKNAVLYIFDVFQGLLNAAASFPFDGVTWIVNLIANCIPSMPAGHEGGFYGEVVLQSGGALVEDVRTGVKNVVLYLFNVFEGVLDAVIFIPDLLVTQTMHGVKYITNIVVYCVTSIPIDHAGWIPESIKPMNAITYATEGITNLNKNVFGSLSNMFKSDEGYIPEMSFDPMKVVTDAVEEITDKRNMFLAYLSTMLMQEKEDALQMKRKKGEFFPPLETVTEIMDRKEDDVLLEKIFKATSTKLEDHRRGRAMDDLQEEHEQKQEDSGKLDLKEEEDLDHMGEYQQEDRDEKNNKDASDYYNVSEPENLDDAVEKNVEGLVFLMKPITDVPDLERDSEAADEYEDKKSPESVIPEIEEFKEFETIPDDDEEMISGDTEETGKQARSDITEEEDDDDDDDDDDDKVPAEQAHSDITVSDFEGEIEMKVTDDDDLDSEDTEEKTSNVADDHIIEGEDDGEDLTEKTTAASKLAETTDDYNNDDAEDYRGGDEDNKDKDDYLEIEDAEETTAHDESVSEIDNKKDHVTESEDDVKDLIGPFTEAPKLADNEDDLEREDEEGKITSDLALAEIDNKHDHMTESEDDLIEPPTAAASLTDNHNVHDDDDAEEKIKSDVVVTEMDDKDDPLTVSEADSEDLIDPPAEAPSLTENCDVNYGDVHDDDDDLDSDDAEEKIKSDGGLAEDLVEPQTESPKMAEASDADEEDDLQSEDAEDKIKAEIRNKDDHMTESEDDSEDHTEPTTAAPSLAEVSDNQNDDEDDNDFDSDGSEMTEPLETMDTDVSAEQTKPEDILLKPDSSANGDDQNNNNNDRRKEKSKMKKQLPGKTRQSNITSDVLTEQEDLDSLPQDLYGVLEQEKAYKEQKTKEEVYKVIQELRAAEDEEDEEQMAITEETEKNAEEKTSDRMKRKAKLQMNMTSDDLEPKAEKLEKPEKLKKKPSVETHVIKKKSQKEVEAQRERAKPAKKEAEVLKEKVKPAKTERKVAKKAEQAKKAAPKVSTEKAKISPERKEAEDLKRKVKPAPAIKEVPQEKVKLAPEEAEVTKEKVKPLKKDFAASKEKAKPKKDVEAQTERAKPGKDAEVPKEKAKAKEARQVAKEKPAAQIKEPQVPQKKPITPEKEPAEKAKARPTKKESELPKEKAKAPAEVKEVPKEKVKPTPPIKKPKILKKDLKPITKEPKIPKEESKPIKKEPKIPKEEPKPIKEEPEIPKEESKPTKKVPEKAKSAPAIKEPEMPKEKEKPTLTVKKAEVTKEKAKSTRAAKQAEVPKEKARPTPGVKKPEEETHPEKKEIQKEEPKSSKKEPKILKEEPKPIKKEPKILKELKPIKKVPKIPKEGSKPIKKELKMPKEEPKPIKEEPEIPKEEPKPTKKEPEISKEESKPIKTEPKVPKEETPPSKKDPKILKEETQPMKKAPELSKEEPKHIKKEHKVLKEEPSPITKEPKIPKEEPKPKKESKIPKAKPRPTMKEPDISKEESKPIKTEPKSPKKELKPIKKEPKIPKEELKPIKKEPKVKKENTQPIKKEPKIPKVKAKPIMKEPKVPKEEIQLIKKEAKIPEEEPKPIKKEPKVPKEETKPIKKEPKVKKEDTQSITKEPKIPKEEPEPIKKEPKVPKEDTQPIKKEPKIPVEEPKPIKKEPKVPKEDTHPIKKEPKIPVEEPKPIKKEPKVPKEDTQPIKKEPKIPVEEPKSIKKEPKIPVEEPKSIKKEPKVPKEETKPIKKEPKIPEEEPKSIKKEPKVPKEETKPIKKEPKTPKVEAKPIKKEPKIPEEEPKSIKKEPKIPVEEPKSIKKEPKVPKEETKPIKKEPKIPEEEPKPIKKEPKIPKEEPKPIKKEPKVPKEDTQPIKKEPKIPEEEPKPIKKEPKVPKEETKPIKKEPKTPKVEAKPIKKESKIPEEEPKSIKKEPKIPEEEPKSIKKEPKIPEEESKSIKKEPKVPKEDTQPIKKEPKIPKEEPKPIKKEPKVPKEETKPIKKEPKTPKVEAKPIKKEPKIPEEEPKSIKKELDILKEEPKKAEAEVAKGKVKSTPAVKKPEVPKEKPEPIKKEAEMPKEKLKATPTIKKAEVQKEEKKLMKKEPEVPNEKVLHTTATQVEPVLKEKVKPPRKDVELAKAKAKPAPPLKAEAGIPKDKAKPKKAAEKDKEKPEPTPSPKELGVKKEKVPAAPTAKKPDVPKTEAKQPKKAPGAVLKERLKLTRGKADIHLKAELEGLKNLTKPIPKKEHIVKERKKLVEKATPEAPKEVKPVPETEEPEVSQETTAPLEKVVHIESVTPVDVTEPAPTKPGEPPLLEEFGAEEDDLPYFQCFFVDEDDTHYPFFPFSPIQM; this is encoded by the exons ATGCAGATGGAGTCTCGTCGCAAGAGCCAGCGCAGCAGCTTCATGGATTCCCTTAGCAGCCGCAGCCAATGGATCATCGTCCTCGGCCTCCTCATCACCTGGTCCATGGCTGGCATATTTATGTTCGACTTCATCAATTTCAAGGAAGAACCGG acacacaggagGATCCCATAGCCGCTATAAACGATGCGTTGGAGAGCATCTCGGAATATATGGATAAAGGCCTGGACGTTTTGAGTGACCCGCTGG GTTTAGTACCTGAATCGGGTGAGATAGTCGAGTCTGCTGTTGATGGACTCGCTGATTTAGCAGGCTCGGCATCAGGACTGCTGCTGGACAGTGAAG gGAGCGTGTACGGAGTGCGTTTCTTGAAATCAGGTGGTGCTCTAATCGAAGATGTAAGAACTGGAATGCAGGATGCGGTGCTGTATTTATTCCACATCTTTGAAG GAGTGCTGAATGCAGTGACCTCCTTCCCAGTAGGAATTTTGACTCAAACACTTGATGGAGTTAAATGCATACTGAACTTGATCGCAAACTGTATTCCAAGCATGCCAGCTAGCCGTGAAG GGAGTTCTTATGGAGTGGGCGCCCTGAAATCTGGTGGTGCACTAATGGAAGATGCAAGAATTGGGCTGAAGAACGCAGTCCTGTATATATTCGACGTCTTTCAAG GCCTCCTCAATGCAGCGGCCTCCTTCCCGTTTGATGGAGTAACATGGATAGTGAACTTGATTGCAAACTGTATTCCAAGCATGCCAGCTGGCCACGAAG gggGTTTTTATGGAGAGGTTGTCCTGCAATCTGGAGGTGCACTCGTGGAAGATGTGAGAACTGGAGTGAAGAATGTGGTTCTGTATTTATTCAACGTCTTCGAAG GAGTGCTGGATGCAGTTATCTTCATCCCGGATCTGCTTGTGACTCAAACAATGCATGGAGTGAAATACATAACAAACATTGTGGTATATTGCGTCACAAGCATACCCATTGACCATGCAG GTTGGATTCCCGAAAGCATTAAACCAATGAACGCCATTACTTACGCAACAGAAGGAATCACTAACCTAAACAAGAATGTCTTTGGCTCGTTGTCTAACATGTTCAAGAGTGATGAAG GTTACATTCCGGAAATGAGCTTTGACCCCATGAAAGTTGTCACTGATGCAGTAGAAGAAATTACTGACAAAAGGAACATGTTCTTGGCATATTTGTCAACTATGCTGATGCAAGAAAAGG aaGATGCACTacagatgaaaagaaagaaag GAGAATTTTTCCCTCCACTAGAAACAG TTACAGAGATCATGGACAGAAAAGAAGATGATGTTCTGCTGGAGAAGATCTTTAAGGCCACTAGTACAAAGCTAGAAGATCACAGGAGAGGAAGAGCCATGGATGACCTCCAAGAAGAGCATGAGCAAAAACAGGAAGATTCTGGTAAATTGGAtttgaaagaggaagaagatcTAGATCACATGGGAGAATATCAACAGGAGGACAGGGATGAGAAAAACAACAAGGATGCTTCTGATTATTATAATGTTTCCGAACCTGAAAATCTTGATGATGCTGTTGAAAAAAATGTTGAGGGTCTTGTGTTTTTGATGAAACCCATCACAGACGTTCCAGATTTGGAAAGGGATTCTGAAGCAGCAGATGAATATGAGGATAAGAAGAGTCCAGAGTCTGTCATTCCTGAAATAgaagaatttaaagaatttgaAACAATTCCAGATGACGATGAAGAAATGATCAGTGGGGATACAGAGGAGACAGGAAAACAGGCAAGATCTGACataacagaagaagaagatgatgatgatgatgatgatgatgatgatgataaggTCCCAGCAGAACAGGCACATTCTGATATAACCGTGTCTGACTTTGAAGGTGAAATAGAGATGAAGGTCACTGATGACGATGATTTAGACAGTGAGGATACAGAGGAAAAAACATCCAATGTAGCTGACGATCATATTATTGAAGGTGAAGATGACGGTGAAGACCTGACAGAAAAAACCACAGCAGCCAGTAAATTGGCTGAGACCACTGACGATTACAACAACGATGATGCTGAAGATTACAGGGGAGGTGATGAAGATAACAAAGATAAGGATGATTATTTGGAGATCGAGGATGCAGAGGAAACAACAGCACATGATGAATCTGTTTCTGAAATAGATAACAAAAAGGATCATGTCACTGAAAGTGAAGATGACGTTAAAGACCTGATAGGACCATTCACAGAAGCACCTAAACTGGCTGATAATGAAGATGATTTAGAGCGTGAGGATGAAGAAGGAAAAATAACATCTGATCTAGCTCTAGCTGAAATAGATAACAAACATGACCACATGACTGAAAGTGAAGATGACCTGATAGAACcacccacagcagcagcatcactgACAGATAACCACAAtgttcatgatgatgatgatgcagaagaaaaaattaaatctgaTGTAGTTGTAACTGAAATGGATGACAAAGATGATCCTCTGACTGTAAGTGAAGCTGACAGTGAAGATCTAATAGATCCACCTGCAGAAGCACCATCATTGACTGAGAACTGTGATGTTAATTATGGTGAtgttcatgatgatgatgatgatttggATAGTGATGatgcagaagaaaaaataaaatctgatggAGGTCTAGCTGAAGACCTTGTAGAACCACAAACAGAATCACCTAAAATGGCTGAGGCCAGTGATGCTGATGAGGAAGATGATTTACAGAGCGAGGATGCAGAAGACAAAATAAAAGCTGAAATACGTAATAAAGATGACCACATGACTGAAAGTGAAGATGATAGTGAAGACCATACAGAACCAACTACAGCAGCACCATCACTGGCTGAGGTCAGTGATAATCaaaatgatgatgaagatgataaTGATTTTGACAGTGATGGTTCAGAGATGACAGAACCGCTGGAGACAATGGATACAGATGTATCAGCTGAACAAACCAAACCTGAGGACATACTTTTGAAGCCTGACAGTTCTGCCAATGGTGATgaccaaaacaacaacaacaacgacagAAGGAAGGAAAAATCCAAAATGAAGAAGCAGTTGCCGGGGAAGACAAGGCAATCAAACATCACGTCCGATGTTCTCACAGAGCAAGAAGATCTGGACTCTTTGCCACAGGACTTATACGGAG TTCTTGAACAAGAAAAAGCATATaaagagcaaaaaacaaaagaagaagtgTATAAGGTCATCCAAG AGTTGAGAGCCGcagaggatgaagaggatgaagaacAGATGGCCATAACTgaggaaacagaaaaaaatgctgaagaAAAAACATCCGACAGAATGAAACGCAAAGCCAAGCTTCAGATGAACATGACTTCAGATGACCTGGAGCCCAAAG CAGAGAAACTGGAGAAGCCCGAGAAGCTGAAGAAGAAACCCAGTGTTGAGACTCATGTGATAAAAAAGAAGTCCCAGAAAG AGGTGGAAGCTCAAAGGGAAAGAGCCAAACCAGCAAAGAAAG AAGCTGAGGTCCTGAAAGAGAAAGTCAAACCAGCCAAGACAG AACGTAAAGTTGCAAAGAAAGCTGAACAAGCAAAGAAAG CAGCACCTAAAGTTTCCACAGAAAAAGCCAAAATATCACCAGAGAGAAAAG AAGCTGAGGATCTGAAGAGGAAAGTCAAACCAGCTCCAGCAATTAAGG AAGTGCCACAAGAAAAAGTCAAGCTTGCACCTGAAGAGGCCGAAG TTACAAAGGAGAAGGTCAAACCACTGAAGAAAg aCTTTGCTGCTTCAAAGGAAAAAGCCAAACCAAAGAAAG ATGTGGAAGCTCAGACAGAGAGGGCCAAACCAGGAAAGG ATGCTGAAGTCCCAAAAGAAAAAGCTAAAGCAAAGGAGG CAAGACAAGTGGCAAAAGAAAAACCAGCAGCACAAATAAAAG AGCCTCAGGTTCCACAGAAGAAACCCATAACTCCTGAGAAAG AACCAGCTGAAAAGGCCAAAGCTCgaccaacaaaaaaag AATCTGAATTACCAAAAGAAAAGGCCAAGGCTCCAGCTGAAGTAAAAG AAGTtccaaaagaaaaagtgaaaccTACTCCACCAATTAAAA AACCAAAGATTCTGAAGAAGGACCTCAAACCTATAACGAAAG AACCCAAGATTCCAAAGGAGGAATCCAAACCTATAAAGAaag AACCTAAGATTCCAAAGGAGGAACCCAAACCAATAAAGGAAG AACCAGAGATTCCAAAGGAGGAATCTAAACCTACAAAGAAAG TGCCAGAAAAGGCCAAGTCTGCCCCAGCAATAAAAG AACCAGAAAtgccaaaagaaaaagagaagccCACTCTAACAGTTAAAA AAGCAGAAGtgacaaaagaaaaagccaAGTCTACTCGAGCTGCTAAAC AAGCAGAAGTGCCGAAAGAAAAGGCCAGGCCTACTCCAGGGGTTAAAA AACCAGAGGAGGAAACCCATCCTGAAAAGAAAG AAATTCAGAAAGAGGAACCCAAATCTTCAAAGAAAG AACCCAAGATCCTGAAAGAGGAACCCAAACCTATTAAGAAAG AACCAAAGATTCTGAAGGAGCTCAAACCTATAAAGAAAG TACCCAAGATTCCTAAGGAGGGATCCAAACCTATAAAGAAAG AACTTAAAATGCCAAAAGAAGAACCCAAACCAATAAAGGAAG AACCAGAGATTCCAAAGGAGGAACCTAAACCTACAAAGAAAG AACCAGAGATTTCAAAGGAGGAATCCAAACCTATAAAGACAG AACCCAAGGTTCCAAAGGAGGAAACCCCACCTTCAAAGAAAG ACCCCAAGATTCTGAAAGAGGAAACCCAACCTATGAAGAAAG CTCCTGAGCTTTCAAAGGAGGAGCCCAAACATATTAAGAAAG AACACAAGGTTCTGAAAGAGGAACCCTCACCTATAACGAAAG AACCCAAGATTCCGAAGGAGGAACCCAAACCCAAGAAAG AATCAAAGATTCCAAAGGCAAAACCTAGACCTACAATGAAAG AACCAGATATTTCAAAGGAGGAATCCAAACCAATAAAGACAG AACCTAAAAGTCCAAAGAAGGAACTCAAACCAATCAAGAAAG AACCTAAGATTCCAAAGGAGGAACTCAAACCAATCAAGAAAG AACCCAAGGTTAAAAAAGAGAACACCCAACCTATTAAGAAAG AACCCAAAATCCCAAAGGTGAAAGCCAAACCTATAATGAAAG AACCCAAGGTTCCAAAGGAAGAAATACAACTTATAAAGAAAG AAGCCAAGATTCCAGAGGAGGAGCCCAAACCTATAAAGAAAG AACCCAAGGTTCCAAAGGAAGAAACCAAACCCATAAAAAAAG AACCCAAGGTTAAAAAAGAGGACACCCAATCTATTACGAAAG AACCCAAGATTCCAAAGGAGGAGCCCGAACCTATAAAGAAAG AACCCAAGGTTCCAAAGGAAGACACCCAACCTATAAAGAAAG AACCCAAGATTCCAGTGGAGGAGCCCAAACCTATAAAGAAAG AACCCAAGGTTCCAAAGGAAGACACCCATCCTATAAAGAAAG AACCCAAGATTCCAGTGGAGGAGCCCAAACCTATAAAGAAAG AACCCAAGGTTCCAAAGGAAGACACCCAACCTATAAAGAAAG AACCCAAGATTCCAGTGGAGGAGCCCAAATCTATAAAGAAAG AACCCAAGATTCCAGTGGAGGAGCCCAAATCTATAAAGAAAG AACCCAAGGTTCCAAAGGAAGAAACCAAACCCATAAAGAAAG AACCCAAGATTCCAGAGGAGGAGCCCAAATCTATAAAGAAAG AACCCAAGGTTCCAAAGGAAGAAACCAAACCTATCAAGAAAG AACCCAAGACTCCAAAGGTGGAAGCCAAACCTATAAAGAAAG AACCCAAGATTCCAGAGGAGGAGCCCAAATCTATAAAGAAAG AACCCAAGATTCCAGTGGAGGAGCCCAAATCTATAAAGAAAG AACCCAAGGTTCCAAAGGAAGAAACCAAACCTATAAAGAAAG AACCCAAGATTCCAGAGGAGGAGCCCAAACCTATAAAGAAAG AACCCAAGATTCCAAAGGAGGAGCCCAAACCTATAAAGAAAG AACCCAAGGTTCCAAAGGAAGACACCCAACCTATAAAGAAAG AACCCAAGATTCCAGAGGAGGAGCCCAAACCTATAAAGAAAG AACCCAAGGTTCCAAAGGAAGAAACCAAACCTATAAAGAAAG AACCCAAGACTCCAAAGGTGGAAGCCAAACCTATAAAGAAAG AATCCAAGATTCCAGAGGAGGAGCCCAAATCTATAAAGAAAG AACCCAAGATTCCAGAGGAGGAGCCCAAATCTATAAAGAAAG AACCCAAGATTCCAGAGGAGGAGTCCAAATCTATAAAGAAAG AACCCAAGGTTCCAAAGGAAGACACCCAACCTATAAAGAAAG AACCCAAGATTCCAAAGGAGGAGCCCAAACCTATAAAGAAAG AACCCAAGGTTCCAAAGGAAGAAACCAAACCTATCAAGAAAG AACCCAAGACTCCAAAGGTGGAAGCCAAACCTATAAAGAAAG AACCCAAGATTCCAGAGGAGGAGCCCAAATCTATAAAGAAAG AACTAGATATTCTAAAGGAGGAACCCAAGAAAG CAGAGGCAGAAGTAGCAAAAGGCAAAGTCAAGTCCACTCCTGCAGTTAAAA AGCCTGAGGTTCCTAAGGAGAAACCTGAACCAATAAAGAAAG aAGCAGAAATGCCAAAAGAGAAACTCAAAGCCACTCCAACAATAAAAA AAGCTGAGGTtcaaaaggaggagaagaaactaATGAAGAAAg AACCAGAGGTGCCTAATGAAAAAGTATTACACACCACGGCAACACAAG TAGAGCCTGTTCTAAAGGAGAAAGTCAAGCCACCAAGGAAAG ATGTTGAATTGGCAAAAGCAAAAGCCAAACCGGCTCCACCATTAAAAG CAGAAGCTGGCATTCCAAAGGACAAAGCTAAACCTAAAAAAG CTGCTGAGAAGGACAAAGAAAAGCCAGAGCCCACTCCATCACCAAAGG AATTAGGTGTGAAGAAGGAAAAAGTCCCAGCTGCACCAACAGCAAAAA AGCCAGATGTTCCCAAGACTGAAGCCAAACAACCAAAGAAAG CACCAGGAGCGGTTTTGAAAGAAAGACTGAAACTGACAAGAGGTAAAGCAGACATTCACCTCAAAGCAG AGCTTGAAGGTCTGAAAAATCTTACAAAGCCTATTCCAAAGAAAG AACACATTGTAAAGGAAAGGAAGAAGCTGGTGGAGAAAG CAACTCCAGAGGCACCAAAAGAAGTGAAACCTGTGCCAGAGACAGAAG AGCCTGAAGTTTCACAGGAGACCACTGCACCTCTGGAGAAAG TTGTTCATATAGAATCTGTAACACCAGTGGACGTCACAGAACCAGCGCCTACAAAACCAG GTGAACCACCGCTGTTGGAGGAGTTTGGTGCAGAAGAAG atgacctGCCCTACTTCCAGTGCTTCTTTGTGGATGAAGATGACACCCACTATCCTTTCTTCCCTTTCTCACCGATCCAAATGTGA